The proteins below are encoded in one region of Cucurbita pepo subsp. pepo cultivar mu-cu-16 chromosome LG10, ASM280686v2, whole genome shotgun sequence:
- the LOC111804189 gene encoding plant cysteine oxidase 2-like: MATETRMVEQRSNRVGHMSKVQYVKRDIKKRKCRDIKRPVPVVPMTLQELFVACKEVFKGPGTVPLPCEVENLCRILDNMKLEDVGLSNNLPFFKHNVPVKGSPRVIYTTIYKCDEFSLCIFFLPETGVIPLHNHPGMTVFSKLLMGKMHIKSYDWVDPTNSDDPTKPCEKRLAKLKTDSVFTSPSSTSVLYPTSGGNIHSFTAITPCAVLDVLGPPYSMDDDRDCSYYKEHPYGSFSNGGMAMTEEEAKGYGWLEEIEMPENSRMDGIQYLGPQIMDI; this comes from the exons ATGGCGACGGAAACGAGAATGGTGGAACAGAGGAGTAACAGAGTAGGGCATATGAGTAAGGTTCAGTATGTGAAAAGGGATATCAAAAAGAGGAAATGTAGAGATATCAAGCGGCCTGTTCCAGTGGTTCCTATGACGCTTCAGGAACTGTTCGTTGCTTGCAAGGAAGTCTTCAAAGGCCCTGGAACTGTTCCATTGCCTTGTGAAGTTGAAAACCTCTGTCGCATTCTTG ATAATATGAAGTTAGAAGATGTTGGACTTAGTAATAATTTACCGTTTTTCAAGCACAATGTTCCAGTCAAAGGATCCCCTAGAGTAATATACACAACCATATATAAGTGTGACGAATTCTCG TTgtgcatcttcttcctccccgAGACCGGCGTAATCCCTCTACACAACCATCCCGGAATGACGGTTTTTAGTAAGCTTCTAATGGGGAAGATGCATATCAAATCATATGATTGGGTTGATCCAACCAACAGTGATGATCCTACCAAACCTTGTGAAA AGAGATTAGCTAAGTTGAAAACTGATTCGGTCTTCACTTCGCCCTCGAGTACCTCTGTCTTGTACCCGACATCAGGAGGCAACATCCACTCGTTCACTGCTATAACCCCGTGTGCGGTGCTTGATGTGCTTGGACCTCCTTACTCCATGGACGACGATCGAGATTGTTCATATTATAAGGAGCATCCCTATGGCTCTTTTTCAA ATGGTGGCATGGCAATGACAGAAGAAGAGGCTAAGGGATATGGATGGTTAGAAGAGATTGAGATGCCAGAAAACTCTCGCATGGATGGCATACAATACTTAGGCCCACAGATTATGGACATTTAA